Proteins found in one Brevibacillus brevis genomic segment:
- a CDS encoding sugar phosphate isomerase/epimerase family protein gives MKLSLCTITFRHHLISFEQIVRFAHRHHFDGIELWGTHAQHLYDHDRLEMEEQVRSVRDQGMSISMLSDYLDIATSSGFQRTLEKAKRLISLANWLHVKQIRTFAGQKASQEVGPEERAGYVHHLQILCKMCQEHGIQLLVETHPNTLTDSLSSTLALLREVNHPALKVNLDFLHVWESGADPIDAYEQLKPWVAHYHLKNISSSNHLPVFAPHNVYAPNGDREGMVLLGEGVVDYGPILEKIADTDYFASIEWFGQSPQRVLVEEIKWLRKAMMVSA, from the coding sequence ATGAAACTCTCATTGTGCACAATTACTTTTCGCCACCATTTGATTTCGTTTGAACAGATTGTTCGGTTTGCTCATCGTCATCATTTTGATGGAATCGAGTTATGGGGAACCCACGCTCAACATCTGTACGATCATGATCGATTAGAGATGGAGGAGCAGGTAAGGTCGGTCAGGGATCAGGGCATGAGTATCTCCATGCTTAGCGATTATCTGGATATTGCTACTTCGTCAGGATTTCAGCGTACGCTGGAAAAAGCAAAAAGACTCATTTCACTGGCAAATTGGCTACATGTGAAGCAAATCAGGACGTTTGCCGGACAGAAGGCAAGTCAAGAAGTTGGGCCAGAAGAGCGTGCAGGCTATGTGCATCATTTGCAAATCTTATGTAAGATGTGTCAAGAGCACGGGATTCAGCTTTTGGTCGAAACACATCCGAACACGCTTACAGATTCGCTGAGTTCTACACTTGCTTTGTTGCGGGAAGTCAATCATCCTGCACTAAAAGTGAATCTTGATTTTCTTCATGTCTGGGAATCCGGTGCTGATCCGATCGATGCGTACGAGCAATTGAAACCGTGGGTAGCCCATTATCATTTGAAAAATATTTCTTCATCGAATCATCTGCCGGTATTCGCTCCGCATAATGTATATGCCCCTAACGGTGATCGTGAGGGAATGGTACTGCTTGGTGAAGGTGTTGTAGACTATGGGCCAATTTTAGAAAAGATTGCGGATACGGATTATTTTGCATCTATTGAATGGTTTGGTCAGAGTCCGCAGCGTGTATTAGTGGAAGAGATAAAATGGTTGCGAAAGGCAATGATGGTTAGTGCGTAA
- a CDS encoding histidine phosphatase family protein, translated as MSSANQQIRLIFRFAFAGGESNEVAGERGIAAFQEVLDHHQGKKVAIGIHGNIMTIIMNHYDPSYDFSF; from the coding sequence ATGAGCAGCGCTAACCAACAAATTCGGCTAATCTTCAGGTTCGCTTTCGCAGGGGGAGAATCCAATGAAGTAGCGGGGGAAAGAGGAATCGCTGCCTTTCAGGAAGTTTTGGATCACCATCAAGGCAAAAAAGTCGCGATTGGCATCCATGGAAACATCATGACGATCATTATGAATCACTACGATCCATCATACGATTTCTCCTTTTGA
- the asbD gene encoding petrobactin biosynthesis protein AsbD, whose translation MTRTERIEQIHTIMTEKLKLSHIVTLEESMRLNEDLHIDSIMLLQLIVYIEEDLKLVVPAHELDPRIFQTVGSLLTFVEQLEPQHVAN comes from the coding sequence ATGACACGAACAGAAAGAATCGAGCAAATTCATACGATCATGACCGAAAAATTAAAATTATCGCATATCGTCACGCTAGAGGAGTCCATGCGATTGAATGAGGATCTACATATTGATTCGATCATGCTATTGCAACTGATTGTGTATATCGAGGAAGATTTGAAATTGGTCGTACCTGCTCATGAGTTGGATCCACGAATCTTCCAAACGGTCGGATCACTGCTTACTTTTGTTGAACAGCTGGAACCGCAGCATGTAGCGAATTAG
- a CDS encoding DUF6005 family protein: protein MVKVHCIISCLCEVIKRRTKIDYRPYYFGIWDAEYSITDQGVVTYYIDNHEEIIKGYERLFRAKVTEWYDHSRDKASNLDMFLELIDKRTEDQFVLVQIDMSLVPERDNKFALKPFPHFLMISKTENEDEWFMFDPDFRWEGNVRKETVIKAFLENPFGGGFMVDASEIKEPTYEMIHDYFYDTLKRDHNPFTLELKQLITDMAEGRNGYNLDMLLAAVTQVKVIAIRKYSYEYAFLYLQDYLQYHRDEFLRIAYKVEDIYQGFTTAQYLSVKMAMTKNLALFPPIIEALEEIDLIELEVKKELERQFVLWTQMDKSLVTVDEKGWR from the coding sequence ATGGTTAAGGTTCATTGCATTATTTCATGCCTATGCGAAGTGATAAAGCGCCGCACAAAAATTGATTATCGTCCCTATTATTTTGGCATATGGGATGCCGAGTACTCCATTACGGATCAAGGTGTGGTCACCTATTACATTGATAACCATGAGGAGATCATCAAGGGATATGAGCGACTTTTCCGAGCGAAAGTAACGGAATGGTATGATCATTCCCGAGATAAAGCCTCCAATTTGGACATGTTCTTAGAGTTAATTGATAAGCGTACCGAGGATCAGTTTGTCCTTGTTCAGATAGACATGTCGCTGGTTCCAGAACGAGATAATAAATTTGCATTGAAGCCATTCCCGCATTTTTTGATGATTTCAAAGACGGAGAATGAAGATGAGTGGTTTATGTTTGACCCGGATTTTCGTTGGGAGGGCAATGTGAGGAAGGAGACGGTGATCAAAGCCTTCTTGGAAAATCCGTTTGGTGGCGGGTTTATGGTGGATGCGAGTGAAATTAAGGAACCAACCTATGAAATGATCCATGACTATTTCTACGACACACTCAAGCGTGATCATAACCCATTTACCCTTGAGTTGAAGCAATTGATTACAGACATGGCAGAAGGGCGCAATGGATACAACTTGGACATGTTGCTTGCGGCAGTGACTCAGGTAAAAGTGATTGCGATCCGTAAATACAGCTACGAGTATGCATTTCTCTATCTGCAAGATTACCTGCAATACCATCGTGATGAGTTTTTGCGTATCGCCTATAAAGTGGAGGACATCTACCAAGGGTTTACAACAGCTCAGTACTTGTCTGTCAAAATGGCGATGACCAAGAATCTGGCGTTGTTTCCTCCGATTATCGAGGCGTTAGAAGAGATTGATCTGATTGAACTTGAAGTGAAAAAAGAGCTGGAACGTCAGTTTGTACTGTGGACCCAAATGGATAAAAGTCTCGTCACTGTAGACGAAAAAGGGTGGAGGTAA
- a CDS encoding IucA/IucC family protein has translation MELTIQDFSIEEALHSPQYVQVRRRVFRQCIESLLYEGILIPETLQEGDETIYTLHGFDEGELPVRYLCRGRKSASFGLVRLGKDPVTRVVYDQNGVEKQESEAVSLTRFLVEVFRTNTVDEQRLKLFANDLEQTLLKDTLSQYYRIQNDIRMQGKSYDELEGDLMDGHPYHPSYKSRVGFTYVDHFAYGPEFKQEVHFLWLAIHKQYSQVSIDQGRNFDDLLLDEIGREQKEAFQQIIVNHGCDPDQYAFVPVHPWQWRNHIVPGFQDDIHRKQIIVLGAGSDGHRPQQSIRTFANKSNPHKPYLKLSMNVVNTSAPRHLTPHSLASAPIVSRWLKGITDADAYLRDVQKVIMLQEFAAVAYDPPPASELVEMVTFGVIGCMWRESLIPHLEAGEEAVPYNALAAVEVDGMPFIDPWVRKQGLENWLVRLLESSVLPVVHILVKHGIAMETHAQNMVLVHRDGVPTRVALKDFHEDLIFCQPFLSEPDKCPNFAEVHEYYATKPDDVMFHMNQTSTVRDLTLETLFMINLGQLARLLEEHYSYAEENFWEMAVQVLEGHQQRFPELAERFKRFDLFVPIVQVEKLTKKKLYTTNENYHLHEVPNPLFEARKRLHSMAVGGY, from the coding sequence ATGGAGTTAACAATACAAGATTTCTCGATTGAAGAGGCACTTCACTCGCCCCAGTACGTGCAGGTGAGAAGACGGGTGTTTCGACAATGCATCGAGTCTTTATTATATGAGGGAATTTTGATCCCTGAGACCCTTCAAGAGGGGGACGAAACGATTTACACCCTGCATGGGTTTGATGAGGGTGAACTGCCTGTTCGCTATCTTTGCCGAGGGCGGAAAAGTGCCAGTTTTGGGCTTGTTCGTTTAGGGAAGGACCCCGTTACCCGTGTTGTTTACGATCAAAACGGGGTTGAAAAGCAAGAATCTGAAGCGGTATCCCTCACTCGTTTTTTAGTGGAAGTCTTTCGAACGAACACGGTAGATGAACAAAGACTGAAGCTATTTGCCAATGACTTGGAACAAACGCTGTTAAAGGATACATTGTCCCAATACTATCGGATACAAAATGATATTCGGATGCAGGGCAAATCGTACGATGAGCTGGAAGGTGATCTGATGGATGGTCACCCTTACCATCCTAGCTATAAATCACGTGTTGGCTTTACCTATGTAGATCATTTTGCCTATGGTCCTGAATTTAAGCAGGAAGTTCATTTTCTTTGGTTAGCAATACATAAGCAATATTCTCAAGTATCCATTGATCAAGGAAGGAATTTCGATGACCTTCTTTTGGATGAAATAGGGCGAGAGCAAAAAGAAGCCTTTCAACAAATCATCGTCAATCATGGATGCGATCCTGATCAGTATGCCTTCGTGCCTGTCCACCCGTGGCAGTGGCGCAATCATATCGTGCCTGGGTTCCAAGACGATATCCATCGCAAACAGATCATTGTGCTAGGTGCAGGCTCTGATGGTCATCGTCCACAACAATCCATCCGCACATTTGCTAACAAAAGTAATCCGCATAAACCGTATCTGAAACTCTCGATGAACGTAGTGAATACTTCAGCTCCACGTCATCTCACGCCGCACTCACTGGCTAGTGCCCCCATTGTTTCGAGGTGGCTCAAGGGGATTACGGACGCAGATGCCTATTTGCGAGATGTGCAAAAGGTGATCATGCTCCAGGAGTTTGCGGCAGTGGCATACGATCCTCCACCTGCTTCTGAACTAGTGGAAATGGTTACATTCGGGGTAATTGGGTGCATGTGGAGAGAAAGTCTCATCCCTCATCTCGAAGCCGGAGAAGAGGCGGTTCCTTATAACGCATTAGCGGCAGTAGAGGTGGATGGGATGCCATTCATTGACCCTTGGGTTCGTAAGCAAGGGCTAGAAAATTGGCTTGTGCGATTATTGGAAAGCAGTGTATTGCCAGTCGTTCATATTCTTGTGAAACACGGAATTGCAATGGAAACCCACGCGCAGAATATGGTCTTGGTGCATCGGGATGGTGTCCCTACTCGGGTGGCATTGAAGGATTTTCATGAAGATTTGATTTTTTGCCAACCGTTCTTGAGTGAGCCAGACAAATGCCCGAACTTCGCGGAAGTGCACGAATATTACGCAACAAAACCCGATGATGTGATGTTTCACATGAATCAAACATCAACAGTCAGGGATTTGACATTGGAGACTTTATTTATGATCAATCTGGGGCAACTTGCACGGCTATTAGAGGAGCATTACAGCTATGCCGAAGAGAACTTCTGGGAGATGGCCGTTCAGGTATTGGAGGGTCACCAACAACGATTCCCGGAATTGGCGGAGCGATTTAAGCGATTTGATCTGTTTGTTCCAATCGTGCAAGTAGAGAAATTGACCAAGAAAAAGCTATATACAACAAACGAGAACTATCATTTACATGAAGTTCCCAATCCTTTGTTCGAGGCAAGGAAAAGGCTTCATTCCATGGCTGTGGGAGGTTACTAG
- a CDS encoding AMP-binding protein, which translates to MFIVNQNEISVHELERHKQGFESMDHFRQPEGKRYAVCLADPLDVISLVQYLREHNGSVLLIHGETPMETAYQMAVKARCYGLVYQETKHFMSITDKQQSEKPSLYQYSSGTTGDAKLIGRSWDDIQTEIHAYNQLFQGEEALTPIVLASVTHSYGLICGVLAALERGSKPSIVTHKNPKFALQVIQDTPQHIVYGLPVFYHILSSFTREQVRFHRLMTSGAPMPEGLFLKLQGMSDILMQQYGCSEAGCVSMSKQMRSHTDLGVPLSHVTMTTGEKEDQPDEIKIWNGQNEIATQDLGFWTGEGHIQFVSRMDDVINVSGLKVFPLEVEDVILKMNGTKEVVVYRGRHPVMGEIVKAQVITEGGTTPEQIREWCQDRLPGYKVPFDIQCVTSIPKTATGKISRRLVEMETISK; encoded by the coding sequence ATGTTCATTGTAAATCAAAACGAGATTTCTGTGCATGAATTGGAGAGACATAAGCAAGGGTTCGAAAGCATGGATCATTTTCGGCAGCCAGAAGGAAAGAGGTATGCAGTCTGCTTGGCTGACCCACTTGACGTGATTAGTCTTGTTCAATATTTACGTGAGCATAATGGCTCGGTGTTGTTAATCCATGGGGAAACCCCGATGGAAACAGCCTATCAAATGGCAGTCAAGGCAAGATGTTATGGACTTGTCTATCAGGAGACGAAGCACTTCATGTCCATCACGGATAAACAACAGAGCGAAAAACCATCGCTCTACCAATATAGCTCAGGTACGACGGGAGACGCGAAGCTAATCGGAAGAAGCTGGGATGATATCCAAACAGAAATTCATGCTTACAACCAGTTATTCCAAGGTGAGGAAGCGTTAACCCCGATCGTGCTGGCATCTGTGACACATTCGTATGGATTGATATGTGGAGTATTGGCAGCCCTGGAACGGGGAAGTAAGCCTTCGATTGTGACGCACAAAAATCCGAAGTTTGCTTTGCAAGTGATTCAAGATACTCCCCAGCATATTGTTTATGGTCTGCCAGTCTTTTATCACATCTTATCCAGCTTTACGCGAGAGCAGGTACGCTTTCACCGGTTAATGACATCAGGAGCCCCCATGCCAGAAGGCTTGTTTCTAAAGCTGCAAGGCATGAGCGACATCTTGATGCAACAATATGGTTGCTCTGAGGCGGGGTGCGTCAGTATGAGCAAACAGATGCGGTCGCATACAGATCTGGGGGTTCCCCTTTCCCATGTAACCATGACAACAGGCGAAAAGGAAGACCAACCTGATGAAATTAAGATTTGGAATGGACAGAACGAAATAGCGACGCAGGATTTAGGTTTTTGGACAGGAGAAGGACACATTCAATTTGTATCAAGGATGGATGATGTAATAAACGTCTCTGGCTTAAAGGTATTTCCTTTAGAGGTCGAGGATGTCATTTTGAAAATGAATGGGACAAAAGAAGTGGTCGTGTATCGTGGACGTCATCCAGTCATGGGAGAGATTGTGAAGGCGCAGGTTATTACAGAGGGAGGAACGACTCCTGAACAAATCAGGGAATGGTGCCAAGATCGTTTGCCAGGCTATAAAGTCCCATTTGACATCCAATGTGTGACGAGCATTCCTAAGACAGCCACCGGAAAAATCAGCCGTCGATTAGTAGAAATGGAGACGATCAGCAAATGA
- a CDS encoding IucA/IucC family protein, translating into MFVVKHIAEHATMQSFLNCYLRETGRGEWINRKDEITKQLTKIIQPSTTGTYLHCELPHQGISLYVGVKYHSVTGRHLFHYPACYRSGDCTRFVKADYLTLAVLLIKELTLQHGENAVPDELVLRMIQSCQSIEKFVRTRQSNAEILYGVEQSFIEAEQALLFGHLFHPTPKSQQGIPDAKQALYAPECCGKFQLHLFAAHPSIVHEKSGLTKSATQLLKDEFPSISDVDPSFSIVPIHPLQAEWLLEQVAVQSLIGKGLLLYLGPTGEEYMATSSLRTVYHPEKKYMLKLSVPIKVTNSLRINKLSEMEIGLEAKQLFETGIGEVSHKYPGFGFISDPAYITITLDQAKESGFEVILRDNPFMGRNAEQVTQIAALVQDPLPGYKSRLATIIHHLAQKEGKSQEVVSLEWFKRYVDISLKPMVWLYLKYGIGLEAHQQNSVVMLKDGYPDQFFYRDNQGYYFSESMQEVLEAELPGVGKASRNIYKDNLVDERITYYMIFNHMFGLINGFGTEGLIDEQILLAEMHEVLTEFLPMNREASKFLENLLTREQLPCKANLLTRFYDLDELTQPEERSSVFVYIDNPLAKVKQTEKAGLHAFG; encoded by the coding sequence ATGTTCGTAGTCAAGCATATCGCAGAGCATGCAACGATGCAGAGCTTTCTCAATTGTTATCTCCGAGAAACAGGTAGGGGCGAGTGGATCAATCGGAAAGACGAGATTACGAAGCAGCTAACGAAAATCATACAGCCGAGTACAACAGGTACGTACCTTCATTGCGAACTCCCGCATCAGGGGATTTCCCTCTATGTCGGTGTCAAATATCATTCGGTGACAGGCAGGCATCTGTTTCATTATCCAGCTTGCTATCGAAGTGGTGACTGTACTCGATTCGTCAAAGCGGACTATTTGACATTAGCGGTTCTTTTGATTAAAGAGCTAACGCTTCAGCATGGGGAAAATGCAGTTCCAGATGAATTGGTCTTGCGTATGATTCAAAGCTGCCAAAGCATTGAGAAGTTTGTTCGGACTCGCCAAAGTAATGCGGAGATTTTATATGGCGTAGAACAAAGCTTCATCGAAGCAGAACAGGCACTTTTGTTCGGTCACTTGTTTCATCCAACCCCGAAGAGTCAGCAAGGAATTCCTGATGCCAAGCAAGCGTTGTATGCACCGGAGTGTTGCGGGAAGTTTCAACTCCACCTGTTTGCTGCCCATCCGTCGATTGTTCACGAAAAATCTGGACTAACAAAATCCGCTACGCAATTACTGAAGGATGAGTTTCCTTCGATATCTGATGTCGATCCGTCATTTTCAATCGTCCCGATTCATCCGCTTCAAGCAGAATGGTTGCTCGAACAGGTAGCCGTACAATCCTTGATCGGGAAAGGGTTGCTTCTATACCTGGGGCCAACGGGTGAGGAGTATATGGCGACATCTTCTCTTCGAACGGTTTATCATCCTGAGAAGAAATACATGCTCAAGCTGTCCGTCCCAATCAAAGTTACGAATTCATTACGGATCAACAAGTTAAGTGAGATGGAGATCGGTTTAGAGGCGAAGCAACTTTTTGAAACAGGGATCGGTGAAGTGAGTCACAAGTATCCAGGCTTTGGCTTTATCTCTGATCCGGCTTACATCACGATCACGTTGGATCAGGCGAAAGAATCCGGATTTGAAGTGATCCTGCGTGATAATCCCTTTATGGGGAGGAATGCAGAGCAAGTCACGCAAATCGCGGCACTCGTTCAAGATCCACTTCCCGGTTACAAGAGTAGGTTGGCAACGATCATTCACCATCTGGCACAAAAAGAAGGGAAGTCACAGGAAGTAGTTAGTTTGGAATGGTTTAAGCGGTATGTAGATATTTCTTTGAAGCCAATGGTATGGCTTTATCTAAAATACGGAATCGGCTTGGAAGCCCATCAACAGAATAGTGTTGTCATGCTTAAAGACGGATACCCCGATCAGTTCTTTTATCGTGATAATCAAGGCTACTATTTCTCAGAATCGATGCAAGAAGTATTAGAGGCAGAATTGCCTGGGGTTGGCAAGGCGAGCAGGAACATTTACAAAGACAATCTAGTAGATGAGCGAATCACTTATTACATGATTTTTAACCATATGTTTGGACTCATTAATGGATTTGGAACGGAAGGATTAATTGACGAACAAATCTTATTGGCAGAGATGCATGAGGTTTTGACGGAGTTTTTACCGATGAATCGAGAGGCGTCGAAGTTTCTGGAGAATCTACTCACGCGCGAACAGCTTCCGTGTAAGGCGAATTTGCTCACGCGCTTCTATGATTTGGATGAATTAACCCAACCGGAAGAGAGATCATCTGTTTTTGTTTACATAGATAATCCTTTAGCAAAAGTAAAACAGACGGAAAAGGCAGGGCTGCATGCTTTTGGATAG